In the genome of Streptomyces globosus, one region contains:
- a CDS encoding arylamine N-acetyltransferase family protein, which translates to MLDDAGVAEYLGRIGAEKPRKADLEGLRHLQERHVLTVPFENIDYHLGREIHLGEQAVDKIVRQRRGGGCYEVNSAFAELLRALGYRVEILPGRVHRPDGLGPAMCHLALRVTLDEPWLVDAGFGRNSRHPLRLTCSDVQKDPHGEYLVAPVEGGGADVLLDGRPLYRLDDRPCRLDDFAPTLWWWRSCPDSPFLQELFCSMPLADGRVTLKNRRLVRVDGGQRTIEPLTSDAAVLDAYRTHFGIGLGELPEGDGVKRTVGIQLT; encoded by the coding sequence ATGCTGGACGACGCGGGAGTGGCCGAATACCTCGGGCGGATCGGTGCGGAAAAGCCGCGGAAAGCGGATCTGGAAGGGCTGCGGCACCTCCAGGAGCGGCATGTCCTGACGGTGCCCTTCGAGAACATCGACTACCACCTCGGGAGGGAGATCCACCTCGGCGAGCAGGCCGTCGACAAGATCGTCCGGCAGCGCCGCGGCGGCGGCTGCTACGAGGTGAACTCCGCCTTCGCCGAGCTGCTCCGGGCGCTCGGCTACCGGGTGGAGATCCTGCCGGGCCGGGTCCACCGGCCGGACGGCCTGGGCCCCGCGATGTGTCACCTCGCGCTGCGGGTCACGCTGGACGAGCCGTGGCTGGTCGATGCCGGATTCGGCCGCAACAGCCGCCACCCGCTCCGCCTCACATGCTCTGACGTGCAGAAAGACCCGCACGGCGAGTACCTGGTCGCGCCCGTGGAGGGCGGCGGCGCCGACGTGCTGCTCGACGGCAGGCCGCTGTACCGGCTCGACGACCGGCCGTGCCGGCTCGACGACTTCGCGCCGACCCTGTGGTGGTGGCGCAGCTGCCCCGACTCGCCCTTCCTCCAGGAGCTGTTCTGCTCGATGCCGCTGGCCGACGGCCGCGTCACGCTGAAGAACAGGCGCCTGGTCAGGGTGGACGGCGGGCAGCGCACGATCGAGCCGCTCACGTCGGACGCGGCCGTCCTCGACGCCTACCGCACCCACTTCGGAATCGGCCTCGGCGAACTGCCCGAAGGGGATGGCGTGAAGCGGACGGTCGGGATCCAGCTGACCTGA
- a CDS encoding aldo/keto reductase has product MTQLRSLGSAGPEVSALGLGLMSMSDFYGPADRAEGVATAHAAIEAGITLLDTGDFYGSGHNELLVREVLQSHDREQLTLSVKFGVLRDPAGGILGVDNRPEAVKNSLAQTLQRLGTDYVDVYRPARLDPAVPIEETIGAIKEMVEAGYVRHIGLSEIGAETLRRASAVHPIADLQIEYSLLSRSIEDEILPTARELGTAVTAYGVLARGLLSGRWNHQRATAKDDGRSSFPRFSGENLDRNLQLVAALGKVAEAKGVTTSQLAIGWAMAQGADIVPVVGSRRRDQLAEALGALSLELTAEDVAEIERAVPAEEVAGTRFDAEGMAMLDSEKKSGASGQAG; this is encoded by the coding sequence ATGACTCAGCTGCGATCACTTGGTTCGGCCGGCCCCGAGGTTTCCGCTCTCGGCCTCGGCCTGATGTCCATGTCCGACTTCTACGGCCCCGCCGACCGGGCCGAGGGGGTCGCCACCGCGCACGCCGCCATCGAGGCGGGCATCACCCTCCTCGACACCGGCGACTTCTACGGCAGCGGCCACAACGAGCTCCTGGTGCGCGAGGTGCTGCAGAGCCACGACCGCGAGCAGCTCACCCTCAGCGTCAAGTTCGGCGTCCTGCGCGACCCGGCGGGCGGCATCCTGGGCGTGGACAACCGCCCGGAGGCGGTCAAGAACTCCCTGGCGCAGACCCTCCAGCGGCTCGGCACCGACTACGTCGACGTCTACCGCCCGGCGCGCCTGGACCCGGCGGTGCCGATCGAGGAGACCATCGGCGCGATCAAGGAGATGGTGGAGGCCGGCTACGTCCGGCACATCGGCCTGTCCGAGATCGGTGCGGAGACCCTGCGCCGCGCCTCCGCCGTGCACCCGATCGCGGACCTCCAGATCGAGTACTCGCTGCTGTCCCGCTCGATCGAGGACGAGATCCTGCCGACCGCCCGCGAGCTGGGCACGGCCGTCACGGCGTACGGCGTCCTCGCCCGGGGCCTGCTGTCGGGCCGCTGGAACCACCAGCGCGCCACCGCCAAGGACGACGGCCGCAGCAGCTTCCCGCGCTTCAGCGGCGAGAACCTCGACCGCAACCTGCAGCTGGTCGCCGCCCTCGGCAAGGTCGCCGAGGCCAAGGGCGTCACCACCTCGCAGCTGGCGATCGGCTGGGCGATGGCCCAGGGCGCGGACATCGTCCCCGTCGTCGGCTCCCGCCGCCGCGACCAGCTCGCCGAGGCCCTCGGCGCGCTCTCCCTGGAGCTGACCGCCGAGGACGTCGCCGAGATCGAGCGGGCCGTGCCCGCCGAGGAGGTCGCCGGCACCCGCTTCGACGCCGAGGGCATGGCCATGCTCGACAGCGAGAAGAAGTCCGGCGCCTCGGGCCAGGCGGGCTGA
- a CDS encoding NADP-dependent oxidoreductase, with translation MTETMRTVRQEALGGAEVLNLTDSPIPAPNATEILVKTHAAGVNPIDWKIREYGLWLTPPFGVGWDVSGTVVAVSPGENRFKVGDEVFGLPAFPNEAAGYSEYVAGPARHFARKPSALDHVQAAALPMAALTAWQALVDGADVQPGQRVLVHAAAGGVGHLAVQIAKARGAYVIGTASAAKHDALRGLGADEVVDYTAVDFTEAVKDVDVVLDLIGGEYEDRSLRTLRPGGTYIGVINPLALDEIRAKAEALGLRGITVNVAPDHAVLEQVAALAEEGRLRPLVAGTFPLQDVRKAHELSQSQRATGKIVLTF, from the coding sequence ATGACAGAAACCATGCGCACGGTGCGTCAGGAAGCCCTCGGCGGCGCCGAAGTCCTCAACCTGACGGATTCTCCGATCCCCGCTCCCAATGCCACCGAAATTCTGGTAAAGACGCACGCCGCCGGCGTGAATCCGATCGACTGGAAGATCCGCGAATACGGATTGTGGCTGACCCCGCCGTTCGGTGTCGGCTGGGACGTGTCCGGCACGGTCGTGGCCGTCTCGCCCGGCGAGAACCGCTTCAAGGTCGGCGACGAGGTCTTCGGCCTGCCCGCCTTCCCGAACGAGGCCGCCGGGTACTCCGAGTACGTCGCCGGGCCCGCCCGCCACTTCGCCCGCAAGCCGTCCGCCCTCGACCACGTGCAGGCGGCCGCCCTCCCGATGGCCGCCCTGACGGCCTGGCAGGCGCTCGTCGACGGCGCGGACGTCCAGCCCGGCCAGCGCGTCCTGGTCCACGCGGCGGCCGGCGGCGTCGGCCACCTCGCGGTGCAGATCGCCAAGGCCCGCGGGGCGTACGTCATCGGCACCGCCAGCGCCGCCAAGCACGACGCGCTGCGCGGCCTCGGCGCCGACGAGGTCGTCGACTACACCGCCGTGGACTTCACCGAGGCCGTCAAGGACGTCGACGTCGTCCTCGACCTGATCGGCGGCGAGTACGAGGACCGCTCGCTGCGCACCCTGCGCCCGGGCGGCACCTACATCGGCGTCATCAACCCGCTCGCCCTGGACGAGATCAGGGCCAAGGCGGAGGCCCTGGGCCTGCGCGGCATCACAGTCAACGTGGCGCCCGACCACGCGGTCCTGGAGCAGGTGGCGGCCCTCGCCGAAGAGGGCCGGCTGCGCCCGCTGGTCGCCGGGACCTTCCCCCTCCAGGACGTCCGCAAGGCGCACGAACTGAGCCAGTCCCAGCGCGCCACGGGCAAGATCGTCCTCACCTTCTGA
- a CDS encoding MFS transporter encodes MATLDTPADTAAPPQAEERTTLKAWFAVVSVAVGIFTLVTAEQLPIGLLTSVGSALQVSEGTAGLMVTVPGLVAALSAPLVPVVVGRMDRRYLLVGLMTVMAVANLVTVLAPNFGILLASRVLVGVTIGGFWAIAGGLAFRLVQPAAIPRATALIFGGVAAANVLGVPTGTLIGGLAGWRTAFAVLGVLAFAVLVALLVLLPKLPATKPVSVPELLAQFGNRGVRAGIIATALIVTGHLAAYTYVSPMLQQVSGVDEDLISLLLLGFGVAGIVGNFVAGAAVSKNLARTMTVIIVALAAAMLLFPVLGRSQAGGIALLVLWGLAFGGVSVSLQTWMLKYAPDSMEAASALWVSVFNLSIALGALVGGLVADNIELTTVAWIGGAVVLLTAATLPSLRLSGKAAQ; translated from the coding sequence ATGGCAACACTCGACACACCCGCCGACACCGCAGCACCGCCGCAGGCGGAGGAGCGCACCACGCTGAAGGCCTGGTTCGCGGTCGTCTCCGTCGCGGTCGGCATCTTCACCCTGGTCACCGCCGAGCAGCTGCCGATCGGCCTGCTCACCTCCGTCGGCTCCGCCCTCCAGGTCTCCGAGGGCACGGCCGGCCTCATGGTGACCGTGCCCGGCCTGGTCGCCGCGCTGTCGGCGCCGCTCGTCCCGGTCGTCGTCGGCCGCATGGACCGCCGGTACCTGCTCGTGGGCCTGATGACCGTCATGGCCGTCGCCAACCTGGTCACCGTCCTCGCCCCGAACTTCGGGATCCTGCTCGCCTCCCGCGTGCTCGTCGGCGTCACCATCGGCGGCTTCTGGGCCATCGCGGGCGGCCTCGCCTTCCGCCTGGTGCAGCCCGCGGCGATCCCCCGCGCCACCGCGCTGATCTTCGGCGGCGTCGCCGCCGCGAACGTCCTCGGCGTACCGACCGGCACCCTGATCGGCGGCCTCGCCGGCTGGCGCACCGCGTTCGCCGTGCTCGGCGTCCTCGCCTTCGCGGTCCTCGTCGCCCTGCTCGTGCTGCTGCCGAAGCTGCCCGCCACCAAGCCCGTCAGCGTCCCCGAGCTCCTCGCCCAGTTCGGCAACCGCGGCGTCCGCGCCGGCATCATCGCCACCGCGCTGATCGTCACCGGCCACCTGGCCGCGTACACCTACGTCAGCCCCATGCTCCAGCAGGTGTCCGGCGTCGACGAGGACCTGATCAGCCTCCTGCTGCTCGGCTTCGGCGTCGCCGGCATCGTCGGCAACTTCGTCGCCGGCGCGGCCGTCTCCAAGAACCTCGCCCGGACCATGACCGTCATCATCGTCGCGCTCGCCGCCGCGATGCTGCTCTTCCCCGTCCTCGGCCGGAGCCAGGCCGGCGGCATCGCCCTGCTCGTCCTGTGGGGCCTGGCCTTCGGCGGCGTCTCCGTCAGCCTGCAGACCTGGATGCTGAAGTACGCGCCCGACTCGATGGAGGCCGCCTCGGCCCTGTGGGTGTCCGTCTTCAACCTGTCCATCGCGCTCGGCGCGCTCGTCGGCGGCCTCGTCGCCGACAACATCGAGCTCACCACGGTCGCGTGGATCGGCGGCGCCGTGGTCCTGCTGACCGCCGCCACCCTCCCCTCGCTGCGCCTCTCCGGCAAGGCGGCGCAGTGA
- a CDS encoding carboxylesterase family protein, producing the protein MAPSAAHSPSPEDGDVLVRTTAGTVAGERAGRLSVFRGVPYARPPVGALRFASPRPPVPWSGIRDARSFAPESLQPIIPGSSEDSLYANVWTPGTDPERRRPVFVYIHGGGWMVGGGSLPVYDGARLADRGDLVVVTFNYRLGALGFGLHEEFTDPDTGDFADWGLQDQAALLRWVHANAAAFGGDPGNITLAGTSAGGASAWQLSLLPELRGIIRRIVPISACHVWEPSTSLTPADARLAYEGVARRLGTTVAGLREVPAADLMNAWEDVFGGLPGGREVASAREFRGPVVDGRWMSAFDWELPTPDVPVMAVHTRTEGSFYTGPCPPQPTPTPPPADAAELREAVRGVLDKGSAKVTDELVDSCIAAYREAAEAEGLPQDPLSLWTEIWGDALFRYQIVRLSERHARHGTSPQYVMEFAHPVRAPHHGTPHEATSPFLFGTYADTAAIAATYPVPPEIPLFHDGPGERAVSETFMDLVAAFARDGVPAAPAAPQWPVFDPGTPSTLVLGGEPVARIAAASKARQLRFWDDAGWVPRT; encoded by the coding sequence ATGGCACCTTCCGCCGCCCACAGCCCCTCGCCGGAAGACGGGGACGTGCTGGTCCGCACCACGGCCGGCACGGTCGCCGGAGAGCGCGCCGGACGGCTGTCCGTCTTCCGCGGCGTGCCCTACGCCCGGCCCCCGGTCGGCGCACTGCGCTTCGCCTCGCCGCGCCCGCCCGTCCCGTGGAGCGGCATCCGCGACGCCCGCTCCTTCGCCCCCGAGTCCCTCCAGCCGATCATCCCCGGCAGCTCCGAGGACTCCCTGTACGCCAACGTGTGGACGCCCGGCACCGACCCGGAGCGGCGCCGCCCGGTGTTCGTCTACATCCACGGCGGCGGCTGGATGGTCGGCGGCGGCAGCCTGCCCGTGTACGACGGCGCGCGCCTCGCCGACCGCGGCGACCTGGTCGTCGTCACCTTCAACTACCGCCTCGGCGCACTGGGCTTCGGGCTGCACGAGGAGTTCACCGACCCCGATACCGGCGACTTCGCCGACTGGGGCCTCCAGGACCAGGCGGCCCTGCTGCGCTGGGTGCACGCCAACGCCGCCGCGTTCGGCGGCGACCCCGGCAACATCACCCTCGCCGGCACCTCGGCGGGCGGCGCCAGCGCCTGGCAGCTGTCCCTGCTTCCCGAACTGCGCGGCATCATCCGCCGGATCGTCCCGATCAGCGCCTGCCACGTGTGGGAGCCGTCCACCTCGCTGACCCCGGCCGACGCCCGCCTCGCCTACGAGGGCGTCGCCCGGCGCCTCGGCACCACCGTCGCCGGCCTGCGCGAAGTGCCCGCCGCCGACCTGATGAACGCCTGGGAGGACGTCTTCGGGGGCCTGCCCGGCGGCCGGGAGGTCGCCTCCGCCCGCGAGTTCCGCGGCCCGGTCGTCGACGGCCGCTGGATGAGCGCCTTCGACTGGGAGCTGCCCACCCCCGACGTGCCGGTCATGGCGGTGCACACCCGTACCGAGGGCTCCTTCTACACCGGCCCCTGCCCGCCGCAGCCGACCCCGACCCCGCCGCCCGCCGACGCGGCCGAGCTGCGCGAGGCCGTGCGCGGCGTCCTCGACAAGGGCTCCGCCAAGGTCACCGACGAACTCGTCGACTCCTGCATCGCCGCGTACCGGGAGGCGGCCGAGGCCGAGGGGCTCCCGCAGGACCCGCTCTCGCTGTGGACGGAGATCTGGGGCGACGCGCTGTTCCGCTACCAGATCGTCCGGCTGTCCGAGCGGCACGCCCGGCACGGCACCTCGCCGCAGTACGTGATGGAGTTCGCGCACCCCGTGCGCGCCCCGCACCACGGCACCCCGCACGAGGCGACCTCGCCGTTCCTCTTCGGCACGTACGCCGACACCGCCGCGATCGCCGCCACCTACCCGGTACCGCCGGAGATCCCGCTGTTCCACGACGGGCCGGGCGAGCGCGCCGTCTCCGAGACCTTCATGGACCTGGTCGCCGCGTTCGCCCGCGACGGCGTCCCCGCGGCCCCCGCCGCCCCGCAGTGGCCGGTCTTCGACCCCGGGACGCCCAGCACGCTCGTCCTCGGCGGCGAGCCGGTCGCCCGGATCGCGGCCGCGTCGAAGGCGCGGCAGCTGCGGTTCTGGGACGACGCCGGCTGGGTCCCGCGCACCTGA
- a CDS encoding arylamine N-acetyltransferase family protein, protein MVQIGSAAQWQADRLDVGAYLDRLGVAGPLEPTAETLRRLHRAHALAIPFENLDILLGRGIDIDIEAVQDKLVRRRRGGYCYEHNMLFAVLLERLGFEVTRLYARPVLDAPKPLPRTHLMLSVAVGGETWLADVGFGDEGPLEPVPVRDGTVSEQGGWTYRLARAEGSDKEWVLWLKRGDGWFPLYWYATEGHHHIDCVVANYFISTHSSSPFTGRVFLERIAEDWRLNLNHRKLTLTRSDGGSEVRYITDGEVRSLLDERFGIELTEDEAKAVVAALPAPPAGGA, encoded by the coding sequence GTGGTGCAGATCGGCAGCGCCGCCCAGTGGCAGGCCGACAGGCTCGACGTCGGTGCGTACCTCGACCGCCTGGGCGTCGCGGGCCCGCTGGAGCCGACCGCGGAGACCCTGCGCAGGCTGCACCGGGCGCACGCCCTGGCCATCCCGTTCGAGAACCTCGACATCCTGCTGGGCCGCGGCATCGACATCGACATCGAGGCCGTCCAGGACAAGCTGGTGCGCCGCCGGCGCGGCGGCTACTGCTACGAGCACAACATGCTCTTCGCGGTGCTCCTGGAGCGGCTCGGCTTCGAGGTGACCCGCCTGTACGCCCGCCCGGTCCTGGACGCGCCGAAGCCGCTGCCGCGGACGCACCTGATGCTGAGCGTGGCCGTCGGCGGGGAGACGTGGCTCGCCGACGTCGGCTTCGGCGACGAGGGCCCGCTGGAGCCGGTCCCCGTCCGCGACGGGACCGTCTCCGAGCAGGGCGGCTGGACGTACCGGCTGGCCCGGGCGGAGGGCTCCGACAAGGAGTGGGTGCTCTGGCTGAAGCGGGGCGACGGCTGGTTCCCGCTGTACTGGTACGCCACGGAGGGGCACCACCACATCGACTGCGTGGTGGCCAACTACTTCATCTCCACGCACTCCAGCTCGCCCTTCACCGGGCGGGTCTTCCTGGAGCGCATCGCGGAGGACTGGCGGCTGAACCTCAACCACCGCAAGCTCACGCTGACCCGCTCCGACGGCGGCAGCGAGGTCCGGTACATCACGGACGGCGAGGTCCGCTCGCTGCTGGACGAGCGGTTCGGCATCGAGCTGACGGAGGACGAGGCCAAGGCCGTCGTCGCGGCGCTGCCCGCACCGCCGGCCGGGGGCGCCTGA
- a CDS encoding arylamine N-acetyltransferase family protein, whose amino-acid sequence MTKETTGMLSDAMVDAYLERIGARRPERADIHGLRHLQERHVLSVPFENIDYHVEGAELGLDREFLYDKIVTRRRGGGCYELNPSFGHLLEALGYRVEILSGQVFLGGAFGAPLCHLALRVDLDGEEWLVDVGFGKNSRFPLPVGTSEVQKDPHGDYRVVRPEEGGIQVELNGGIQYRLDERPVRIEDFLPTLWWYRTAPDSVFLHNLIVSHQKEDGRVTVNGRELTRTTAAGRETVELPDDAALLAAYEEHFGIVLDTVPQQPDVDPAVRIIMQID is encoded by the coding sequence ATGACGAAGGAGACGACAGGCATGCTCAGCGACGCGATGGTGGACGCCTACCTGGAGCGGATCGGCGCCCGCCGGCCCGAGCGCGCCGACATCCACGGGCTGCGGCACCTCCAGGAGCGGCACGTGCTGTCGGTGCCCTTCGAGAACATCGACTACCACGTCGAGGGCGCCGAGCTGGGCCTGGACCGCGAGTTCCTCTACGACAAGATCGTCACCCGGCGGCGCGGCGGCGGCTGCTACGAGCTGAACCCGTCCTTCGGGCACCTCCTGGAGGCCCTCGGCTACCGGGTGGAGATCCTCTCCGGGCAGGTCTTCCTGGGCGGCGCGTTCGGCGCCCCGCTCTGCCACCTCGCGCTCCGCGTCGACCTGGACGGGGAGGAGTGGCTCGTCGACGTCGGCTTCGGCAAGAACAGCCGCTTCCCGCTCCCCGTCGGCACCTCGGAGGTGCAGAAGGACCCGCACGGCGACTACCGCGTGGTGCGGCCCGAGGAGGGCGGCATCCAGGTCGAGCTGAACGGGGGCATCCAGTACCGGCTCGACGAACGCCCCGTCCGCATCGAGGACTTCCTCCCGACGCTGTGGTGGTACCGCACCGCGCCCGACTCGGTCTTCCTGCACAACCTGATCGTCTCCCACCAGAAGGAGGACGGCCGCGTCACCGTCAACGGCCGGGAGCTGACCCGCACGACCGCGGCCGGCCGGGAGACCGTCGAACTGCCCGACGACGCGGCCCTGCTGGCGGCGTACGAGGAGCACTTCGGGATCGTCCTCGACACGGTGCCGCAGCAGCCGGACGTGGACCCCGCCGTCCGCATCATCATGCAGATCGACTGA
- a CDS encoding FAD-binding oxidoreductase yields MSTTDLSALGAELRGPLLLPGTDGYEEETLGFNRILPQIRPAAVVVADGTADIIAAVRFASRRGIAVAVQATGHGVSVPADGALLVNTRNLTGVRIDPRARAARIEPGVQWSRVIQEAAPFGLAPLNGASPGVGVVSYHLGGGLGPLGRSYGYAADHVRNFDLVTADGELLHVSPDDHPDLFWAQRGGKGNFGVITSIEIGLFPVSRLYGGGLFLPGEHIERILPAWRDWTQALPDAMQSSIAVMRFPDIDVLPEPVRGRFLAHIRIAFNGSNEEGAELVRPLRELVEPVLDTVADMPYTDVADINMDPTVPAVYFERSTRIRELDDAAIAALIPLIKEGADAVRPGIELRHLGGALGRQPEHPNAVPHRDTAYTLFAGAPVWPEHVQDVREFQERLMEEMEPWRIGGPFLSFISALESSPEHLRSAYDPQTYERLVAAKDAYDPQNVFRVNHNIPPTGWRAR; encoded by the coding sequence GTGTCCACCACCGACCTGTCCGCACTCGGCGCCGAGCTGCGCGGCCCGCTGCTGCTGCCCGGCACCGACGGGTACGAGGAGGAGACCCTCGGCTTCAACCGGATCCTGCCGCAGATCCGGCCCGCCGCCGTGGTCGTCGCCGACGGCACCGCCGACATCATCGCCGCCGTCCGCTTCGCCTCCCGCCGCGGCATCGCCGTCGCCGTCCAGGCGACCGGCCACGGCGTGTCCGTGCCCGCCGACGGCGCCCTGCTGGTCAACACCCGCAACCTCACCGGTGTGCGGATCGACCCGCGCGCCCGCGCCGCCCGCATCGAGCCCGGCGTGCAGTGGAGCCGCGTCATCCAGGAGGCCGCCCCCTTCGGGCTGGCCCCCCTCAACGGCGCCTCCCCCGGCGTCGGCGTGGTCTCGTACCACCTCGGCGGCGGCCTCGGCCCGCTCGGCCGCTCCTACGGCTACGCCGCCGACCACGTCAGGAACTTCGACCTGGTCACCGCGGACGGCGAACTGCTCCACGTGTCCCCCGACGACCACCCCGACCTGTTCTGGGCGCAGCGCGGCGGCAAGGGGAACTTCGGCGTGATCACCTCGATCGAGATCGGCCTGTTCCCGGTCTCCCGGCTGTACGGCGGCGGCCTGTTCCTGCCCGGCGAGCACATCGAGCGGATCCTGCCGGCCTGGCGCGACTGGACGCAGGCCCTGCCGGACGCGATGCAGTCGTCGATCGCCGTGATGCGCTTCCCCGACATCGACGTCCTGCCGGAGCCGGTGCGGGGCCGCTTCCTCGCCCACATCCGGATCGCGTTCAACGGCTCGAACGAGGAGGGCGCCGAGCTGGTGCGCCCGCTGCGCGAGCTGGTCGAGCCGGTCCTCGACACGGTCGCGGACATGCCGTACACGGACGTCGCCGACATCAACATGGACCCCACGGTCCCCGCCGTGTACTTCGAGCGCTCCACCCGCATCCGCGAGCTCGACGACGCCGCCATCGCCGCCCTGATCCCGCTGATCAAGGAGGGGGCGGACGCCGTCCGCCCCGGCATCGAGCTGCGCCACCTCGGCGGCGCGCTGGGCCGGCAGCCCGAGCACCCCAACGCCGTCCCGCACCGGGACACCGCGTACACCCTGTTCGCGGGCGCGCCGGTGTGGCCCGAACACGTGCAGGACGTACGGGAGTTCCAGGAGCGGCTGATGGAGGAGATGGAGCCCTGGAGGATCGGCGGCCCGTTCCTCAGCTTCATCAGCGCCCTGGAGAGCTCGCCCGAGCACCTGCGCTCGGCGTACGACCCGCAGACGTACGAGCGGCTCGTCGCCGCCAAGGACGCCTACGACCCGCAGAACGTGTTCCGCGTGAACCACAACATCCCGCCGACCGGGTGGCGTGCCCGGTGA
- a CDS encoding 3-hydroxybenzoate 6-monooxygenase, with translation MAEILIAGGGIGGLAAALGLARRGHRITVLESREVFTEVGAGIQLGPNAFRALDLLGVGREVRDRAVVVDELRFMDGTTGERVAAMPVGPEYRARFGNPYAVVHRVDLYLPLLEAVRRHPGVELLGRHRVVGYEQRAGTAAAVLADGRRITGDALIGADGLHSAVRRQLVGDGAPRVSGHTIYRTVIPAEEVPQELRPNAVTLWAGPKWHFVHYPVSSGRYVNLAATRDDGAAEAVAGVPTGDGDVLAAFPELSGAARRLLELGRDWKAWVLCDRDPVERWTEGRVALLGDAAHPMLQYAAQGACQAVEDAVVLSGLLDGCPADFEQRLEKYGAARRERTARVQLVAREMGRRLYHAAGGARVERNAMLSSLAPAAMYDEVAWLHGREGFDPAAPEAG, from the coding sequence GGGCACCGGATCACGGTCCTGGAGTCCCGGGAGGTCTTCACCGAGGTCGGCGCCGGCATCCAGCTCGGCCCGAACGCCTTCCGCGCGCTGGACCTGCTCGGCGTGGGCCGGGAGGTCCGCGACCGGGCGGTCGTCGTCGACGAGCTGCGGTTCATGGACGGCACGACCGGCGAGCGGGTCGCCGCGATGCCGGTGGGGCCGGAGTACCGCGCCCGCTTCGGCAACCCGTACGCCGTCGTGCACCGCGTGGACCTGTACCTGCCGCTGCTGGAGGCGGTCCGCCGGCACCCCGGCGTGGAGCTGCTGGGCCGCCACCGCGTCGTCGGCTACGAGCAGCGGGCCGGGACGGCCGCGGCGGTCCTGGCCGACGGCCGCCGCATCACCGGAGACGCGCTGATCGGCGCCGACGGCCTGCACTCGGCGGTGCGGCGGCAGCTCGTCGGGGACGGCGCGCCGCGCGTGTCGGGGCACACGATCTACCGCACGGTGATCCCCGCGGAGGAGGTTCCGCAGGAGCTGCGCCCGAACGCGGTGACGCTGTGGGCCGGCCCGAAGTGGCACTTCGTCCACTACCCGGTCTCCTCGGGCCGGTACGTGAACCTGGCCGCGACCCGCGACGACGGCGCCGCCGAGGCGGTGGCGGGCGTCCCCACCGGGGACGGCGACGTCCTCGCGGCCTTCCCGGAGCTGTCGGGCGCCGCCCGCCGGCTGCTGGAGCTGGGCCGGGACTGGAAGGCGTGGGTGCTGTGCGACCGCGACCCGGTCGAGCGGTGGACCGAGGGCCGCGTCGCCCTCCTCGGCGACGCCGCGCACCCGATGCTCCAGTACGCCGCCCAGGGGGCCTGCCAGGCCGTCGAGGACGCGGTGGTGCTGTCGGGCCTGCTGGACGGCTGCCCGGCCGATTTCGAGCAGCGCCTGGAGAAGTACGGGGCGGCCCGCCGCGAACGCACCGCCCGCGTCCAGCTGGTGGCCCGCGAGATGGGGCGCCGCCTCTACCACGCGGCGGGCGGGGCCCGCGTGGAGCGCAACGCGATGCTCTCCTCTCTTGCGCCCGCGGCCATGTACGACGAGGTGGCTTGGCTGCACGGCCGCGAGGGCTTCGACCCGGCGGCCCCGGAGGCCGGCTGA